From Bosea sp. NBC_00550, the proteins below share one genomic window:
- a CDS encoding acyl-CoA dehydrogenase family protein — MNFEITPRIEDYRARIAAFVAREIIPLEADQASYDPHGNIALPLLETLRAKARTEGLWCLQLKPETGGAGLGKIGMAVCYEEMNRSIFGPVVCNSAAPDDGNMMMLEALGTPYQKERWLKPIVEGRVRSAFAMTEPHPGGGSDPSMILTKAERRGDRYVVSGRKWFITGAEEAKHFTLIARTSDDPRNGLTAFLFHADQPGWRILRRIEIMGPEEHGGHCEIEFDGLEIPIEDVLAGEGKGMKVTQVRLGPARLTHCMRWLGLSKRCIEIAQAYAAERYGFGQRLADRESIQLKLGDLAMRIEIGRMLVMKAAWELDRGGFARKEVSMAKVQVANVLHDAADVAIQINGARGYSKDTVLEWIYRYARQARLVDGADEVHKMVLNRFLTEEGRDFWRWPVAGQVQD, encoded by the coding sequence ATGAACTTCGAGATCACGCCCCGGATCGAAGATTATCGCGCGCGTATCGCCGCGTTCGTCGCCCGTGAGATCATCCCGCTCGAAGCGGACCAGGCGTCCTATGATCCGCATGGCAACATTGCGCTGCCATTGCTGGAGACGCTCCGCGCCAAGGCGCGTACCGAAGGCCTCTGGTGCCTGCAGCTCAAGCCGGAGACGGGAGGAGCCGGGCTCGGCAAGATCGGCATGGCGGTCTGCTACGAGGAGATGAACCGCTCGATCTTCGGCCCCGTCGTCTGCAATTCGGCCGCGCCCGACGATGGCAACATGATGATGCTGGAAGCGCTCGGCACGCCCTATCAGAAGGAGCGCTGGCTCAAGCCGATCGTCGAGGGCCGGGTTCGTTCCGCCTTCGCCATGACCGAGCCGCATCCGGGCGGCGGTTCCGATCCCTCAATGATCCTGACCAAGGCCGAGCGGCGCGGCGACCGCTACGTCGTCAGCGGCCGCAAATGGTTCATCACCGGTGCGGAGGAGGCCAAGCACTTCACCCTCATTGCCCGCACCTCCGACGATCCGCGCAACGGCCTCACCGCCTTCCTCTTCCACGCGGACCAGCCGGGCTGGCGCATCCTGCGCCGCATCGAGATCATGGGGCCCGAAGAGCATGGCGGCCATTGCGAGATCGAGTTCGACGGGCTCGAAATCCCCATCGAGGATGTGCTCGCCGGCGAGGGCAAGGGCATGAAGGTGACGCAGGTGCGGCTCGGCCCGGCCCGCCTGACCCATTGCATGCGCTGGCTCGGCCTCTCCAAGCGCTGCATCGAGATCGCGCAGGCCTATGCCGCCGAGCGCTACGGCTTCGGCCAGCGCCTCGCCGACCGCGAGAGCATCCAGCTCAAGCTCGGCGACCTCGCCATGCGAATCGAGATCGGCCGCATGCTGGTGATGAAGGCGGCCTGGGAACTCGACCGCGGCGGCTTCGCCCGCAAGGAGGTCTCGATGGCCAAGGTCCAGGTTGCCAACGTCCTGCACGACGCGGCCGATGTCGCGATCCAGATCAACGGCGCGCGCGGCTACTCCAAGGACACTGTGCTGGAGTGGATCTACCGTTACGCCCGGCAGGCGCGGCTGGTCGACGGCGCCGACGAGGTCCACAAGATGGTGCTGAACCGCTTCCTGACCGAGGAGGGCCGCGATTTCTGGCGCTGGCCCGTCGCCGGGCAGGTGCAGGACTGA
- the eutC gene encoding ethanolamine ammonia-lyase subunit EutC, which translates to MSVPDPWPRLSALTPARIGIGRAGSGLGTRETLRFALAHAQARDAVHAELDVGKLAAKLATPGLDSFQVASRAAGRASYLLRPDLGRSLISESRALLESRAGTGCDIALVIADGLSASAVQAHAVNFVAAFLPLAQRHGWSPSPAVIVSQGRVAIGDEIGALLGARLTLLLIGERPGLSCPDSLGVYVTHAPRPGRNDGERNCVSNIHGAGLAPSEAAARVAWLVEAAFARGLSGVALKDESASNTSPRLATDAI; encoded by the coding sequence GTGAGCGTGCCCGATCCCTGGCCAAGGCTGTCGGCACTGACGCCGGCGCGCATCGGCATCGGCCGTGCCGGCTCGGGGCTAGGCACGCGCGAGACGCTGCGTTTCGCACTAGCGCATGCACAGGCGCGCGATGCCGTCCACGCCGAGCTCGATGTCGGAAAACTTGCGGCCAAACTGGCAACGCCCGGGCTCGATAGCTTCCAGGTGGCGAGCCGCGCGGCCGGGCGTGCCTCCTACCTGCTGCGGCCCGATCTCGGCCGCAGCCTCATTTCCGAAAGCCGAGCCCTTTTGGAAAGCCGCGCCGGCACGGGCTGCGATATCGCGCTCGTCATCGCCGATGGTCTTTCGGCGAGCGCCGTCCAGGCCCACGCGGTAAACTTCGTGGCGGCTTTCCTGCCCCTCGCACAGCGTCATGGCTGGTCGCCGTCGCCGGCCGTTATAGTCTCGCAGGGCCGGGTCGCGATCGGCGACGAGATCGGCGCGCTCCTCGGCGCGCGCCTGACGTTGCTGCTGATCGGTGAGCGACCGGGCCTCTCCTGCCCCGACAGCCTCGGGGTCTATGTCACTCACGCGCCGCGCCCGGGCCGCAACGACGGCGAGCGCAACTGCGTCTCCAATATACATGGCGCGGGTCTGGCACCGTCCGAGGCCGCGGCGCGCGTGGCCTGGCTGGTCGAGGCAGCCTTTGCGCGCGGGCTCTCCGGCGTGGCGCTGAAGGATGAGAGCGCGAGCAACACGAGCCCCCGCCTCGCCACCGACGCGATTTGA
- a CDS encoding CsbD family protein: MDWNRVEGNWKQVKGKVKEQWGKLTDDDLDVIAGKRDQLEGKIQERYGLAKDKARTDIDDWYGRQTWQ, encoded by the coding sequence ATGGACTGGAATCGCGTTGAAGGAAACTGGAAGCAGGTCAAGGGCAAGGTCAAGGAGCAGTGGGGCAAGCTGACCGACGACGATCTCGACGTCATCGCCGGCAAGCGCGACCAGCTCGAAGGCAAGATTCAGGAGCGCTACGGCCTCGCGAAGGACAAGGCGCGCACCGATATCGATGACTGGTACGGCCGCCAGACCTGGCAGTGA
- the tam gene encoding trans-aconitate 2-methyltransferase gives MTAKPDWDAAQYLRFEDERTRPPADLLARVPLNEPKRCIDLGCGPGNSTELVAARFPHAVTEGLDSSPDMLEKARNRLPDLSFVLGDVATWSDAAGYDLIFANAVLQWLPDHEALFPRLARSLAPGGCLAVQMPNNLMEPSHVAMREVAAEAPWAEKLATAKAERSAIGSFGDYRRWLAAAGCRVDIWQTTYVHALAGIEAIAEWFKSTGLKPYLDRLTPAEREIFIERYLEHIAPGYPVESEGKVLLRFPRLFIVAVREG, from the coding sequence ATGACCGCGAAGCCGGACTGGGACGCCGCGCAATATCTGCGCTTCGAGGACGAGCGCACGCGGCCGCCCGCCGATCTTCTTGCCCGCGTGCCGCTGAACGAGCCGAAGCGCTGCATCGATCTCGGCTGCGGCCCCGGCAACAGCACAGAGCTGGTCGCGGCGCGCTTCCCGCATGCCGTGACGGAGGGGCTCGATTCCTCGCCGGACATGCTGGAGAAGGCGCGCAACCGCCTGCCGGACCTGTCCTTCGTGCTGGGCGATGTCGCGACCTGGTCCGACGCCGCCGGCTACGACCTGATCTTCGCCAATGCCGTCCTGCAATGGCTGCCTGACCACGAGGCGCTGTTCCCGCGGCTGGCACGCTCGCTGGCGCCGGGCGGCTGCCTCGCCGTGCAGATGCCGAACAATCTCATGGAGCCCTCGCATGTCGCGATGCGGGAGGTCGCCGCTGAAGCGCCGTGGGCCGAGAAGCTCGCAACCGCCAAGGCGGAGCGGTCGGCGATCGGCTCCTTCGGTGATTATCGGCGCTGGCTCGCAGCCGCCGGCTGCCGGGTCGATATCTGGCAGACCACCTATGTGCACGCGCTGGCCGGGATCGAAGCTATCGCCGAATGGTTCAAGTCGACCGGGCTGAAGCCCTATCTCGACCGTTTGACGCCGGCTGAGCGCGAGATCTTCATCGAGCGCTATCTGGAGCATATCGCCCCCGGCTATCCGGTCGAGAGCGAAGGGAAGGTGCTGCTGCGCTTCCCGCGCCTGTTCATCGTCGCCGTTCGCGAAGGCTGA
- a CDS encoding ABC transporter ATP-binding protein has translation MALAIRDLDFRYGSTPVLRGLGTGDLPRGELTALVGPNGSGKSTMFRCAAGLLRPQAGHVSLDGHDLAGLPQRERARKVFYLSQDTEARVVLSVFDIILLARKSLHRGFALAASADDTRAVEAVIEELGLGPFASRDIATLSGGQRQLAAIGQALVREPDVLLLDEPTSALDVRRQLDVMATIRDATRRRGIVTVVAIHDLSLAARFADRVLVMNAGQIAQAGQPEKVLAHPAVAETYAVGVHLERSARGTLLVEPYIHGQ, from the coding sequence ATGGCGCTCGCGATCCGCGATCTCGATTTCCGTTACGGTTCGACGCCGGTCCTGCGCGGGCTCGGCACCGGCGACCTGCCGCGTGGCGAACTGACGGCGCTCGTCGGCCCGAACGGCTCCGGCAAGTCGACGATGTTCCGCTGTGCTGCCGGGCTGCTGCGGCCGCAAGCCGGCCATGTCAGCCTCGACGGCCATGACCTGGCCGGGCTCCCGCAGCGCGAGCGGGCGCGCAAGGTGTTCTACCTCTCGCAGGATACCGAGGCACGGGTCGTGCTCTCGGTCTTCGACATCATCCTGCTCGCCCGCAAGAGCCTGCATCGCGGCTTCGCGCTCGCGGCTTCGGCCGACGACACCCGCGCCGTCGAGGCGGTGATCGAGGAGCTCGGCCTCGGCCCCTTCGCCTCGCGCGATATCGCGACGCTCTCGGGCGGCCAGCGCCAGCTTGCGGCGATCGGCCAGGCGCTGGTGCGCGAGCCGGACGTGCTGCTGCTCGATGAGCCGACCAGCGCGCTGGACGTCCGCCGACAACTCGACGTCATGGCGACGATCCGCGACGCGACGCGCCGGCGCGGCATCGTGACGGTCGTGGCGATCCACGATCTGTCGCTCGCGGCCCGCTTCGCCGATCGCGTGCTGGTCATGAATGCCGGCCAAATCGCCCAGGCCGGTCAGCCTGAAAAGGTGCTTGCGCATCCCGCCGTTGCGGAGACATATGCGGTCGGCGTTCACCTTGAGCGCTCGGCCCGGGGCACCCTGCTGGTCGAGCCCTATATCCACGGTCAGTGA
- a CDS encoding phosphotransferase family protein, with protein MAGQDSEAASGNLDFDPAALAGFLQERFGAGELAIERIGGGQSNPTYFVDHGGQRLVLRKQPAGPILRGAHAIDREYRVLEALGPTNVPVPRAVLFHADPEPLGTPFYLMERLEGRVFHDCALPGLEPAERRGIYLGMAEALAKLHAVSPDAVGLGDYGRPGNYFERQIARWTRQLRESPGERIAELDTVADWLPAHLPPDDGQVSIAHGDYRLGNLLFHPTRPEVIGILDWELSTLGHPLADLGYCAMPWHTAPDEYGGILGLDGAALGIPTEAEFLRHYYAHAVPTAPLLRFHLVFALFRFAVIFVGIADRVRAGSAAGTNAAALAPLAQRFARRALESMEGQGVFLGRSEA; from the coding sequence ATGGCGGGACAGGATAGCGAGGCCGCGAGCGGCAACCTGGATTTCGACCCCGCCGCGCTGGCAGGTTTCCTCCAAGAGCGCTTCGGCGCCGGGGAGCTCGCCATCGAGCGCATCGGCGGCGGCCAGTCGAACCCGACCTATTTTGTCGATCATGGTGGGCAGCGCCTCGTGCTGCGCAAGCAGCCGGCCGGGCCGATCCTGCGCGGCGCGCATGCCATCGACCGGGAATATCGCGTTCTCGAAGCGCTGGGACCGACGAATGTCCCGGTGCCCCGCGCCGTGCTCTTTCACGCCGATCCCGAGCCGCTCGGCACGCCCTTCTACCTGATGGAGCGGCTGGAAGGCCGCGTCTTCCACGATTGTGCGTTGCCGGGATTGGAGCCGGCCGAGCGGCGCGGCATCTATCTCGGCATGGCCGAGGCGCTGGCGAAGCTCCATGCCGTCAGCCCGGATGCGGTCGGGCTTGGCGACTACGGCCGCCCCGGCAACTACTTCGAGCGCCAGATCGCCCGCTGGACCAGGCAGCTGCGCGAGTCGCCGGGCGAACGGATCGCGGAGCTGGATACTGTCGCGGACTGGCTGCCGGCACATCTGCCCCCCGATGACGGCCAAGTCTCCATCGCGCATGGCGATTACAGGCTCGGCAATCTGCTGTTCCACCCGACGAGGCCCGAGGTGATCGGCATTCTCGATTGGGAACTCTCGACGCTGGGCCATCCGCTCGCCGATCTCGGCTATTGCGCCATGCCCTGGCATACCGCCCCGGACGAGTATGGCGGCATCCTCGGGCTCGACGGCGCCGCGCTCGGCATCCCCACCGAGGCCGAGTTCCTCAGGCATTATTATGCGCATGCCGTGCCGACGGCTCCCTTGCTGCGCTTCCACCTCGTCTTCGCGCTGTTCCGTTTCGCCGTGATCTTCGTCGGCATCGCCGATCGTGTGCGGGCCGGATCGGCAGCAGGGACGAATGCTGCCGCGTTGGCGCCGCTGGCGCAGCGCTTTGCGCGGCGCGCCCTTGAGTCCATGGAAGGGCAGGGCGTCTTTCTCGGGCGAAGCGAAGCGTAG
- a CDS encoding ABC transporter substrate-binding protein — MFVLPRLTRLLSVAALAIAALSASARAETIEVTDLAGRVVKVTRDPSKIVLSEGRQLYTLAMLDREDPFKRVVGWGNDLIQNDPGAWAKYLAKFPKAKDVADMGNPFAADVSMEKIASLGTEVYILDLSNYFKAQETGLLGKLEKAGIATVFVDFRQDPTQNVLPSVQLLGRVLGREKEANAFADYYMQQTRRIYARVGSIPDKKKPMVFVERAAGLLPCCATFGPFNFGRFIEEAGGRNWGSQFFSAFQAEAAQEKVLSDNPDVYFLTGANWYGSNPGSTAVSLGYDATPEKVQKEMSALMQRPGFQQLKAVQGKKVMAFYHQFYDAPYYFVAELAMAKELYPDLFKDLDPEVVFKEFHEKFLPIAYSGVFWAKLQ, encoded by the coding sequence ATGTTTGTTCTGCCCCGGCTGACACGCCTGCTCTCGGTTGCCGCACTGGCTATTGCCGCCTTGTCGGCTTCGGCGCGGGCCGAGACGATCGAGGTCACCGATCTCGCCGGGCGCGTCGTCAAGGTTACGCGCGATCCATCGAAGATCGTGCTCAGCGAAGGCCGCCAGCTCTACACGCTGGCGATGCTGGACCGCGAGGATCCGTTCAAGCGCGTCGTGGGCTGGGGCAACGACCTGATCCAGAACGATCCGGGAGCCTGGGCGAAATATCTGGCGAAGTTCCCGAAGGCCAAGGACGTCGCCGATATGGGCAACCCCTTTGCGGCCGATGTCAGCATGGAGAAGATCGCCTCGCTCGGCACCGAGGTCTACATCCTCGACCTCTCCAACTACTTCAAGGCGCAGGAGACCGGCCTGCTCGGCAAGCTCGAGAAGGCTGGCATCGCCACGGTCTTCGTCGATTTCCGCCAGGATCCGACACAGAACGTGCTGCCGAGCGTGCAGTTGCTGGGCCGCGTGCTCGGCCGCGAGAAGGAGGCGAACGCCTTCGCCGACTACTACATGCAGCAGACCCGGCGCATCTATGCCCGCGTCGGCTCCATTCCCGACAAGAAGAAGCCGATGGTCTTCGTCGAGCGCGCTGCCGGCCTGCTGCCCTGCTGCGCCACCTTCGGCCCCTTCAATTTCGGCCGCTTCATCGAGGAAGCCGGTGGGCGCAACTGGGGCAGCCAGTTCTTCTCCGCCTTCCAGGCCGAGGCTGCGCAGGAGAAGGTGCTCTCCGACAATCCCGACGTCTATTTCCTGACCGGCGCCAACTGGTACGGCAGCAATCCCGGCAGCACCGCCGTCAGCCTCGGCTATGACGCCACGCCGGAGAAGGTCCAGAAGGAGATGTCAGCGCTGATGCAGCGGCCCGGCTTCCAGCAGCTCAAGGCGGTGCAGGGCAAGAAGGTGATGGCCTTCTACCACCAGTTCTACGATGCCCCGTATTACTTCGTCGCTGAGCTCGCCATGGCGAAGGAACTCTACCCGGACCTGTTCAAGGATCTCGATCCGGAGGTGGTGTTCAAGGAATTCCACGAGAAGTTCCTGCCGATCGCCTATTCCGGCGTGTTCTGGGCGAAGCTCCAGTGA
- a CDS encoding ethanolamine ammonia-lyase subunit EutB codes for MAYRHVIGSRSYVFDDLRDLMAKATPLRSGDQLAGLAARSAEEAVAARMALADLPLATFLSQALVPYETDEVTRLIVDSHDVAAFAPVASLTVGGFRDWLLSDEASTEALTRLARGITPEMAAAVSKIMRLQDLIAVARKCRVVTRFRNTIGLPGTMAVRLQPNHPADAPRGIAASIIDGLSYGCGDAVIGINPVSDNLAVLSDLLKLLDEVIRRYEIPTQGCVLTHVTSSIELIGRGAPVDLVFQSVAGTQAANRSFGIDLAVLREGYEAGLSLKRGTLGQNLMYFETGQGSALSAEAHHGVDQQTLEARAYAVCRAFDPLLVNTVVGFIGPEYLYDGKQITRAGLEDHFCGKLMGLPLGCDVCYTNHAEADQDDMDALLTLLGAAGVTYVMGVPGADDVMLNYQSTSFHDQLYIRDLLGLKRAPEFERWLQEQGLTGTDGRLLAQAGAPRLVTSLAELVA; via the coding sequence ATGGCCTATCGCCATGTCATCGGTTCGCGAAGCTATGTCTTCGACGACCTGCGCGATCTCATGGCGAAGGCAACGCCGCTGCGCTCCGGCGACCAGCTCGCGGGGCTGGCGGCTCGATCTGCTGAAGAGGCCGTGGCCGCCCGCATGGCCCTCGCCGACCTGCCGCTCGCGACCTTCCTGTCGCAGGCGCTGGTCCCCTACGAGACCGACGAGGTCACCCGCCTGATCGTCGACAGCCATGATGTCGCGGCCTTCGCGCCCGTCGCCAGCCTGACGGTCGGAGGCTTTCGCGACTGGCTGCTCTCGGACGAAGCCTCGACCGAGGCGCTGACGAGGCTGGCGCGGGGCATCACGCCGGAGATGGCGGCCGCCGTCTCCAAGATCATGCGCTTGCAGGATCTCATCGCGGTGGCGCGGAAATGCCGGGTGGTGACCCGCTTCCGCAACACGATCGGCCTGCCCGGCACCATGGCCGTGCGCCTGCAGCCGAACCACCCTGCCGACGCCCCCCGCGGCATCGCCGCCTCGATCATCGACGGGCTGTCCTATGGCTGCGGCGATGCCGTCATCGGGATCAATCCGGTCTCGGACAATCTCGCCGTGCTGTCGGACCTGCTCAAGCTGCTCGACGAGGTGATCCGGCGCTACGAGATCCCGACGCAGGGCTGCGTGCTCACCCATGTCACCTCCTCGATCGAATTGATCGGACGCGGCGCACCGGTCGACCTCGTCTTCCAGTCCGTCGCTGGCACGCAGGCCGCCAACCGCTCCTTCGGCATCGATCTCGCGGTGCTGCGCGAAGGTTACGAGGCCGGCCTCTCGCTCAAGCGCGGCACGCTGGGACAGAACCTGATGTATTTCGAGACGGGGCAGGGCTCGGCGCTCTCGGCGGAGGCACATCACGGTGTCGACCAGCAGACCCTGGAGGCGCGCGCCTATGCGGTTTGCCGGGCCTTCGATCCGCTGCTGGTCAACACCGTCGTCGGCTTCATCGGCCCGGAATATCTCTATGACGGCAAGCAGATCACCCGCGCCGGGCTGGAAGACCATTTCTGCGGCAAGCTGATGGGCCTGCCGCTGGGTTGCGACGTCTGCTACACCAATCACGCCGAAGCCGATCAGGACGACATGGACGCGCTGCTGACGCTGCTCGGTGCCGCCGGCGTCACCTATGTCATGGGCGTGCCCGGCGCCGACGACGTGATGCTGAACTATCAGTCGACCTCCTTCCACGATCAGCTCTATATCCGCGACCTGCTCGGGCTGAAGCGCGCGCCCGAATTCGAGCGCTGGCTGCAGGAGCAGGGCCTGACCGGAACCGATGGCCGGCTTCTGGCCCAAGCCGGCGCGCCACGCCTCGTCACCTCGCTGGCGGAGCTGGTGGCGTGA
- a CDS encoding GIY-YIG nuclease family protein produces MQMADRRAATAAYKERKTVAGIFAFRCEAAGLTWVGRAPDLATIENRLRFTLRHGSHRQRSLQAAWNAHGPDAFRFEALERLEDEDIVYVRDRVLKERLAHWQAKLGAEAI; encoded by the coding sequence ATGCAGATGGCGGACAGGAGAGCGGCGACAGCCGCCTACAAGGAACGGAAGACGGTGGCAGGCATCTTCGCCTTCCGCTGCGAGGCGGCCGGGCTGACCTGGGTCGGCCGCGCGCCTGACCTCGCGACGATCGAGAATCGCCTGCGCTTCACATTGCGCCATGGCAGCCATCGCCAGCGCTCCTTGCAGGCGGCCTGGAACGCGCATGGTCCGGACGCCTTCCGGTTCGAGGCGCTCGAACGGCTGGAGGACGAGGATATCGTCTATGTTCGGGATCGCGTGCTGAAGGAGCGCCTCGCCCATTGGCAGGCGAAGCTCGGTGCCGAGGCGATCTAA
- a CDS encoding SDR family NAD(P)-dependent oxidoreductase, which produces MFDDLSGKRALVTGASGGLGLHFAKLLARHGADVTLAARRPAALDAACAEIAARGGKASVLSLDVVDSASIKEALAGRSFDILINNAGISGAGRAADLGEADWDAVIDTNLKGVFLVAQAVARGMRETDRGGTIVNIASILGHRVAGGVSAYAASKAGVIQLTKALALEWARDGIRVNALCPGYIETDINRDFFASEAGQQLVKRIPQRRLGRPEELDGALLLLASAAGSYITGSTIEVDGGHLVSSL; this is translated from the coding sequence ATGTTCGACGATCTCTCAGGGAAGCGCGCCCTTGTCACGGGCGCATCGGGCGGTCTGGGGCTGCATTTCGCGAAGCTGCTCGCGCGCCATGGCGCCGACGTCACCTTGGCGGCGCGACGTCCGGCCGCATTGGACGCTGCCTGCGCTGAGATCGCGGCCCGCGGCGGCAAGGCCAGCGTTTTGTCGCTCGATGTCGTCGATTCCGCTTCGATCAAGGAAGCGCTTGCCGGCAGGTCTTTCGATATCCTGATCAACAATGCCGGTATCAGCGGCGCCGGGCGAGCGGCCGACCTCGGCGAAGCCGATTGGGATGCGGTGATCGACACTAATCTGAAGGGCGTCTTCCTCGTCGCACAGGCCGTCGCGCGCGGCATGCGCGAAACGGACCGAGGTGGCACCATCGTCAACATCGCCTCGATCCTCGGCCATCGCGTCGCCGGTGGCGTCAGCGCCTATGCCGCGTCGAAGGCCGGGGTGATCCAGCTCACCAAGGCGCTCGCGCTCGAATGGGCGCGCGACGGCATCCGCGTCAACGCGCTGTGTCCCGGTTATATCGAGACCGACATCAACCGCGATTTCTTCGCCAGCGAAGCAGGCCAGCAGCTCGTCAAGCGCATCCCGCAGCGCCGCCTCGGCCGTCCGGAGGAGCTCGACGGCGCGCTTTTGCTGCTGGCCTCGGCCGCCGGAAGCTACATCACCGGCTCGACCATCGAGGTCGATGGCGGCCATCTCGTCTCGTCCCTGTGA
- a CDS encoding FecCD family ABC transporter permease has translation MTAVLPVPATATADYRKRNTKRLRLVLLGVVALVLAVALDVSIGPGNLPLADVLRTLADPQSATPRLSVIVWDLRLPIALMALAVGAMLGLSGAGMQTILANPLADPFTLGVSAAATVGASVAIVFGWSVIPGAGAFIVTANAFVFALAASLVLFLMTKLRGVSAETMILVGIALLFTCNAITALLQYRSNEVQLTQIVFWTLGSLARATWTKVGVAAVLIGLALPFFLMRGWALTALRLGDERAESLGVRVDRLRLEILIATSLLAAVSVSFVGGIGFIGLVGPHIARLLVGEDQRFFLPVATIASAVLLSLASTVSKVITPGVIYPIGIITALIGVPFFISLVMSIRNKAA, from the coding sequence ATGACGGCTGTCCTGCCCGTGCCGGCGACCGCGACTGCGGACTATCGCAAGCGCAATACGAAGCGCCTGAGGCTCGTGCTTCTCGGCGTTGTCGCGCTCGTCCTCGCGGTGGCGCTCGATGTCTCGATCGGGCCGGGCAATCTGCCGCTCGCCGATGTACTGCGCACGCTGGCCGATCCGCAATCGGCCACGCCGCGGCTGTCCGTCATCGTCTGGGATCTGCGTCTGCCGATCGCGCTGATGGCGCTCGCCGTCGGCGCGATGCTCGGCTTGAGCGGGGCGGGCATGCAGACCATCCTCGCCAATCCGCTGGCCGATCCCTTCACGCTCGGCGTATCCGCCGCCGCGACGGTCGGCGCCTCCGTCGCGATCGTCTTCGGCTGGAGCGTCATCCCCGGCGCCGGCGCCTTCATCGTCACGGCCAACGCCTTCGTCTTCGCGCTTGCCGCCTCGCTCGTCCTGTTCCTAATGACCAAGCTGCGCGGCGTCAGCGCCGAGACGATGATCCTCGTCGGCATCGCCCTGCTCTTCACCTGCAACGCCATCACGGCGCTGCTGCAGTATCGCTCCAACGAGGTGCAACTCACCCAGATCGTATTCTGGACGCTGGGCAGCCTCGCCCGCGCCACCTGGACCAAGGTCGGCGTCGCCGCCGTGCTGATCGGGCTGGCTCTGCCGTTCTTCCTGATGCGCGGCTGGGCGTTGACCGCGCTCCGGCTCGGCGACGAACGGGCGGAAAGCCTCGGCGTCCGCGTCGATCGCCTGCGGTTGGAAATCCTGATCGCGACCTCGCTGCTGGCCGCCGTCTCGGTCTCCTTCGTTGGCGGCATCGGCTTCATCGGGCTCGTCGGCCCGCATATTGCGCGGCTTTTGGTCGGCGAGGACCAGCGCTTCTTCCTGCCCGTGGCGACGATCGCGAGCGCGGTGCTGCTCTCGCTGGCTTCCACCGTCTCGAAGGTGATTACGCCGGGGGTGATCTATCCGATCGGCATCATCACGGCGCTGATCGGCGTGCCGTTCTTCATCAGCCTGGTCATGTCGATCCGCAACAAGGCAGCCTGA
- a CDS encoding class I SAM-dependent methyltransferase, with the protein MSAPASHDNFTLKEEIRAYWSVRAESFDLSFGHAIKSDRELKAFQRLIGDSFGPRPLDVLDLACGTGEITRALLSLDHRVTALDFSEAMLERARAKHGKNARFRLGDAEHLLDEDASYDAAITRHLVWTLTDPEAAFAEWFRVLRPGGRLLVIDGDWINRSRWQALVNRFGNWLRDKRGAPVHQIDADTHASIAQRFYFKDGLSRQRLEDMLKAAGFVDIAPADYIQVVREQQRAAPLHDAIRLSSSTRFALLARKPSA; encoded by the coding sequence ATGTCCGCCCCCGCCTCGCACGACAACTTCACCCTGAAGGAAGAGATCCGCGCCTATTGGTCGGTTCGCGCCGAGAGTTTCGATCTCTCCTTCGGCCATGCGATCAAGTCGGATCGGGAGCTCAAGGCGTTCCAGCGCCTGATCGGCGATTCCTTCGGCCCCCGGCCTCTGGATGTGCTCGACCTCGCCTGCGGCACCGGCGAGATCACGCGCGCGCTGCTGTCGCTGGACCACCGCGTCACGGCGCTCGACTTTTCCGAGGCGATGCTCGAACGGGCCCGCGCCAAGCATGGCAAGAACGCCCGCTTCCGGCTCGGCGACGCCGAGCATCTGCTTGACGAGGATGCGAGCTATGACGCGGCGATCACCCGCCATCTCGTCTGGACGTTGACCGATCCGGAGGCCGCCTTCGCCGAGTGGTTCCGGGTTCTGCGCCCCGGTGGCCGCCTCCTCGTCATCGATGGCGACTGGATCAACCGCAGCCGCTGGCAGGCGCTGGTCAACCGCTTCGGCAACTGGCTGCGCGACAAGCGCGGCGCGCCCGTCCACCAGATCGATGCCGACACCCATGCCTCGATCGCCCAGCGCTTCTATTTCAAGGACGGGCTGAGCCGGCAGCGCCTGGAAGACATGCTGAAGGCGGCTGGCTTCGTCGATATCGCGCCGGCCGACTACATCCAGGTCGTGCGCGAGCAGCAGCGCGCCGCGCCGCTGCATGATGCGATCCGGCTGTCGTCCTCGACCCGCTTCGCCCTCCTCGCCCGGAAGCCCTCGGCATGA